One window of the Manihot esculenta cultivar AM560-2 chromosome 14, M.esculenta_v8, whole genome shotgun sequence genome contains the following:
- the LOC110600406 gene encoding probable carboxylesterase 2, giving the protein MESKAELSHLIFPYVRVYKDGTIERLAGTEIAPAGLDPETGVLSKDTIIIPETGVSARIYLSNSSKPHQKLPLVIYFHGGGFYLSSTADPKYHHSLNRMVAEAKIILVSVNYRLAPETPLPGAYEDSWGALEWVASHAREHEPWLVDYADLGKVFLAGDSCGANMAHHFGLKLKDSELGRELKIEGIAMINPYFWGKDPVGVEVTDHQRKSMVDDWWMFVCPSSSEKGCDDPLINPFMDGNSPSFEGLRCERVIVVVAEKDILRDRGRIYYEKLVKSGWSGTAQIVETKGEDHIFHVFDPNCENAKNLFKLLASFFNQA; this is encoded by the coding sequence ATGGAAAGCAAAGCAGAAttatctcatttaattttcccTTACGTTAGAGTTTACAAAGATGGAACCATAGAAAGACTCGCTGGAACAGAAATTGCTCCTGCAGGCTTAGATCCTGAGACTGGTGTTTTATCCAAAGACACCATCATCATACCAGAAACTGGTGTCTCAGCCAGAATCTATCTTTCCAATTCATCGAAACCCCATCAAAAACTTCCTCTTGTAATCTATTTTCACGGCGGAGGATTTTACTTATCTTCCACTGCTGATCCCAAGTACCATCACAGCCTCAACAGAATGGTTGCTGAGGCTAAGATCATCCTGGTTTCAGTCAACTACAGGTTAGCCCCAGAGACCCCTCTTCCTGGTGCTTACGAGGACTCATGGGGTGCACTTGAGTGGGTGGCTTCTCATGCTAGGGAGCATGAGCCGTGGCTCGTTGATTATGCAGACCTTGGGAAGGTGTTCTTAGCAGGAGATAGCTGCGGTGCTAATATGGCGCATCATTTTGGGTTGAAGCTTAAAGATTCTGAACTGGGTAGAGAACTGAAGATTGAAGGAATTGCCATGATTAACCCTTACTTCTGGGGAAAAGATCCTGTGGGTGTGGAAGTAACTGATCATCAAAGGAAGTCAATGGTGGATGACTGGTGGATGTTCGTTTGCCCATCTTCTTCAGAGAAAGGGTGTGATGATCCTCTGATAAATCCTTTCATGGATGGAAATTCTCCAAGCTTTGAAGGGCTGAGATGTGAGAGAGTGATTGTTGTAGTTGCAGAGAAAGACATATTAAGGGATAGAGGAAGGATTTATTATGAGAAATTGGTGAAGAGTGGTTGGTCAGGGACTGCTCAGATTGTAGAAACTAAAGGAGAAGATCACATCTTCCATGTATTTGATCCCAATTGTGAGAATGCTAAGAACTTGTTCAAGCTTCTTGCTTCTTTCTTCAACCAagcataa